One part of the Gossypium raimondii isolate GPD5lz chromosome 1, ASM2569854v1, whole genome shotgun sequence genome encodes these proteins:
- the LOC105786601 gene encoding uncharacterized protein LOC105786601, which yields MVGFSSQTESWVATRNSIYESQKEADSFELDLKRLDLIKIDQEDENNNINSQDKISTTKKNKKKNQVLLEGYVEAVDEEDELKRTKSLTGDDLDELKGCLDLGFGFSYEEIPELCNTLPALELCYSMSQKYLDDHQHHASPDTTATPEPVANWKISSPGDHPEDVKARLKFWAQAVACTVKLCN from the exons ATGGTAGGATTTTCTTCCCAAACAGAATCTTGGGTTGCCACCAGAAACTCAATCTACGAATCCCAGAAAGAGGCAGATAGCTTCGAATTGGATCTAAAACGTCTAGATCTGATAAAGATAGATCAAGAAGACgagaataataatattaacagcCAAGATAAGATTAGCACCACcaagaagaacaagaagaaaaatcaGGTGTTGCTGGAGGGGTACGTGGAGGCGGTTGATGAGGAGGATGAACTGAAGAGGACAAAGAGCTTGACCGGTGATGATCTAGACGAACTAAAGGGGTGTTTAGATCTGGGGTTTGGCTTCAGCTACGAGGAGATTCCTGAGCTTTGCAACACCTTGCCTGCACTTGAGCTATGTTACTCTATGTCTCAGAAGTACTTGGATGACCACCAGCACCATGCATCTCCAGACACCACCGCTACCCCCGAACCCGTCGCCAATTGGAAGATCTCTAGTCCTG GTGACCATCCAGAAGATGTTAAAGCAAGGCTTAAATTCTGGGCACAAGCTGTGGCCTGCACTGTCAAACTGTGCAACTAA
- the LOC105786602 gene encoding isoleucine--tRNA ligase, cytoplasmic, which produces MEEVCEGKDFSFPSQEEHILSYWSQIDAFKGQLARTQNLPEYIFYDGPPFATGLPHYGHILAGTIKDIVTRFQSMTGHHVTRRFGWDCHGLPVENEIDRKLGIKRRDQILEMGIDKYNEECRSIVTRYVEEWETIITRTGRWIDFKNDYKTMDLKFMESVWWVFAQLYQKGLIYKGFKVMPYSTGCKTPLSNFEAGENYKLVPDPEIMVAFPIVGDPDNAAFVAWTTTPWTLPSNLALCVNANFVYVKVRNKYSGKIYVVAESRLSELPTEKPKPNAANGPSGDSKKSKSKGSSGEKTKDSAADSFEVLEKFSGASLVGKKYEPLFNYFLEFSDAAFRVIADNYVTDDSGTGIVHCAPAFGEDDYRVCIGNQIINKGENLIVAVDDDGCFTGKITDFSGCYVKDADKDIIEALKAKGRLVKQGTFTHSYPFCWRSDTPLIYRAVPSWFVRVEQLKEQLLDNNKQTYWVPDYVKDKRFHNWLENARDWAISRSRFWGTPIPVWISEDGEEVIVMDSVEKLERLSGAKVFDLHRHNIDHITVPSSRGPEFGVLRRIDDVFDCWFESGSMPYAYIHYPFENVELFEKNFPGHFVAEGLDQTRGWFYTLMVLSTALFGKPAFRNLICNGLVLAEDGKKMSKRLKNYPSPMEVINDYGADALRLYLINSPVVRAETLRFKKDGVFGVVKDVFLPWYNAYRFLVQNAKRLEYEGSAPFVPIAVAVIQKSSNVLDQWINSATQSLVHFVREEMDAYRLYTVVPYLLKFLDNLTNIYVRFNRKRLKGRTGEEDCRMALSTLYNVLLTSCKVMAPFTPFFTEVLYQNMRKICDGAEESIHYCSFPQEEGKRGERIEESVARMMKIIDLARNIRERHNKPLKTPLREMVVVHPDEDFLGDIVGKLREYVLEELNIRSLVTCKDTLKYASIRAEPDFSVLGKRLGKAMGAVAKEIKAMSQEDILALTKAGEVTIATHCLKLTEIKLVREFKHPDGMTDKEMDAAGDGDVLVVLDIRPDESLFEAGVAREVVNRIQKSRKKAGLEPTDMVEVYFESLDEDKSVIQQVLNSQENYIKDAIGSPLLSFDIMPLHAVVLSEEIFHGIYNMSFKISLVRPALVFKANSILALYAGNSKFAQGLQIYLLSRDHSCLKSEFQLGRGKIKVDCIENLAAVEVKLGEHVFLTVGDYYLTERKSH; this is translated from the exons aTGGAGGAGGTGTGCGAGGGAAAGGACTTCTCCTTCCCTTCCCAAGAGGAGCACATACTATCTTACTGGTCCCAAATAGATGCCTTCAAGGGTCAGCTGGCTCGCACCCAAAACTTGCCTGAATACATCTTTTATGACGGTCCACCCTTCGCCACCGGTCTCCCTCATTATGGCCACATCCTCGCTGGCACCATTAAAGATATTGTCACTCGCTTCCAGTCTATGACTGGACATCATGTCACCCGCCGTTTTGGTTGGGACTGCCATGGTCTCCCCGTAGAGAACGAAATCGACCGCAAGCTCGGAATTAAGCGCCGCGATCAAATTCTCGAGATGGGTATCGATAAGTACAATGAGGAATGCAGGAGTATAGTCACTAGGTATGTCGAGGAGTGGGAGACTATCATTACCAGGACTGGGCGTTGGATCGATTTCAAAAATGATTATAAGACCATGGACTTGAAGTTTATGGAGTCCGTGTGGTGGGTTTTTGCCCAGCTTTACCAAAAGGGACTTATCTATAAAGGATTTAAG GTCATGCCTTATAGTACTGGGTGCAAGACCCCGTTATCTAATTTTGAAGCTGGTGAGAACTACAAG CTTGTGCCTGATCCTGAAATAATGGTGGCTTTCCCCATAGTTGGTGATCCAGATAACGCTGCTTTCGTGGCTTGGACAACAACACCATGGACCCTTCCTAGTAATCTTGCACTTTGTGTCAACGCAAATTTTGTCTATGTAAAG GTTCGCAATAAGTACTCTGGAAAAATCTATGTGGTTGCTGAGTCAAGGTTGTCTGAACTTCCAACTGAGAAACCAAAGCCAAATGCTGCTAATGGGCCTTCTGGTGATTCCAAGAAATCTAAGAGCAAAGGATCTTCTGGTGAAAAGACTAAAGATTCTGCAGCAGATTCCTttgaagttttagaaaaattttctggGGCTTCACTAGTGGGGAAAAA GTATGAACCATTGTTCAACTACTTCTTGGAGTTCTCGGATGCCGCTTTTAGGGTGATTGCTGACAATTATGTGACAGATGACAGTGGTACTGGAATTGTACACTGTGCTCCTGCATTTGGTGAAGACGATTACCGAGTTTGCATTGGgaatcaaataatcaataag GGTGAGAATCTGATTGTAGCAGTTGATGATGATGGTTGCTTTACTGGGAAAATTACTGATTTTAGTGGATGCTATGTTAAGGATGCTGATAAGGATATTATTGAAGCATTGAAG GCAAAAGGCAGGCTTGTTAAGCAGGGAACCTTTACACATTCTTATCCGTTTTGTTGGAGATCTGATACTCCTCTTATTTATAGAGCTGTTCCAAGCTG GTTTGTGCGGGTGGAACAACTGAAAGAGCAATTATTAGATAACAACAAACAGACCTACTGGGTACCTGATTATGTGAAG GATAAACGTTTTCACAATTGGCTGGAAAATGCAAGAGACTGGGCTATTAGTCGAAGTAGATTTTGGGGCACTCCCATTCCTGTGTGGATTAGTGAAGATGGTGAGGAAGTAATAGTCATGGATTCTGTTGAAAAACTCGAAAGGCTTTCTGGTGCTAAg gTCTTTGATCTCCATCGGCACAATATTGATCATATCACTGTACCTTCTAGCCGTGGTCCAGAATTTGGTGTGCTACGACGTATAGATGAT GTATTTGATTGTTGGTTTGAGAGTGGATCAATGCCTTATGCTTACATCCATTATCCATTTGAGAATGTTGAactttttgagaaaaattttcCCGGGCATTTTGTGGCTGAGGGATTAGATCAAACTCGTGGATG GTTTTACACTCTTATGGTGTTGTCAACTGCATTATTTGGGAAACCTGCATTTAGAAATCTCATTTGCAATGGGCTTGTCCTTGCTGAAGATGGAAAGAAGATGAGtaaaagattgaaaaattaTCCTTCACCCATGGAAGTCATTAATGACTATGGGGCT gATGCTTTACGTTTGTACCTTATAAACTCCCCAGTTGTTCGGGCTGAGACCTTACGCTTTAAAAAAGATGGAGTCTTTGGTGTT GTCAAAGATGTCTTTCTCCCATGGTATAATGCGTATAGGTTCCTTGTTCAGAATGCTAAAAGACTCGAGTATGAGGGTTCTGCCCCATTTGTTCCTATTGCTGTCGCTGTTATTCAGAAGTCATCTAATGTGCTTGACCAATGGATAAACTCTGCAACTCAAAGTCTTGTTCATTTTGTTCGAGAGGAAATGGATGCATATCGACTTTATACG GTGGTGCCATATCTATTGAAGTTTCTTGACAACCTCACAAATATATATGTGAGATTCAACCGTAAGAGACTTAAAGGCCGTACTGGAGAGGAAGACTGCCGTATGGCACTCTCTACTCTTTataat GTGCTTCTGACTTCATGTAAGGTTATGGCCCCCTTTACACCATTCTTCACTGAGGTTCTTTATCAAAACATGCGAAAAATCTGTGATGGAGCAGAGGAAAGCATCCATTATTGTAGTTTCCCTCAAGAAGAAGGAAAG AGGGGGGAGCGAATTGAAGAAAGTGTGGCTAGAATGATGAAGATAATTGACCTTGCCCGCAACATTCGCGAGCGTCACAACAAGCCTCTCAAAACACCTCTGAG GGAGATGGTAGTTGTTCATCCGGATGAGGACTTTCTTGGTGACATAGTTGGCAAATTAAGAGAG TATGTACTGGAGGAGCTCAATATAAGGTCTCTTGTTACATGTAAAGACACTTTGAAGTATGCATCCATTCGTGCAGAGCCTGATTTTAG cgTATTAGGTAAGCGACTAGGAAAAGCTATGGGAGCTGTTGCCAAGGAAATCAAAGCCATGTCTCAGGAAGATATCTTAGCTCTTACGAAAGCTGGAGAGGTGACTATTGCTACACACTGTTTGAAGCTGACTGAAATTAAG CTTGTGCGGGAATTTAAACATCCTGATGGCATGACAGATAAAGAGATGGATGCAGCTGGAGATG GTGATGTTTTGGTGGTTTTGGATATACGTCCTGATGAGTCATTGTTTGAAGCTGGTGTTGCACGTGAG GTGGTTAATAGAATTCAAAAATCACGAAAGAAAGCTGGCCTTGAGCCGACAGATATGGTGGAGGTCTACTTTGAGTCATTGGATGAAGACAAGTCAGTCATCCAGCAAGTTTTAAACTCACAG GAAAACTACATTAAGGATGCAATTGGATCTCCATTGCTTTCCTTTGACATTATGCCGCTCCATGCA GTGGTGCTTAGCGAAGAGATTTTCCATGGCATCTATAACATGTCATTTAAAATAAGCTTGGTCAGACCAGCCCTTGTTTTCAAGGCAAATTCTATTCTCGCCTTATATGCAG GAAATTCTAAATTTGCACAAGGCCTGCAGATTTACCTTCTGTCAAGGGACCATTCCTGTTTGAAGTCGGAGTTTCAGCTTGGACGTGGCAAG ATAAAGGTTGATTGCATTGAGAACTTGGCCGCAGTGGAAGTGAAGCTGGGAGAACATGTCTTCTTGACAGTGGGTGATTACTATTTGACAGAACGGAAGAGCCattga
- the LOC105786603 gene encoding inactive glucose-1-phosphate adenylyltransferase small subunit 2, chloroplastic isoform X2 codes for MPQTSLMMTLQFSSSGTPVNVQAKHFLIPGLGRYDHKYSPKLPSKFPKTSIFNSHQIPNPILHQPPVNQSVAAIVFGDGSESRLYPLTKRRSEGAIPIASNYRLIDAVVSNCINSNINKIYALTQFNSTSLNSHLSRAYSGASLGKEGFVEVIAAYQSPEDQGWFQGTADAIRRCLWVLEEYPVAEFLVLPGHHLYKMDYQRVIESHRNRKSDITIVASNGITKRDRDPGVGVLKINTENQVMQYSLKSNKEPVNYAVVEAYLFEGYWEDMRSIEAFYQANMECIKKLNTGYNFCDRDSPVYTIPRNLPPTVVNDAMITDSVIGDGCILNRCKIKSTVVGMRTKIRDGAIIEDSVIMGSDVYQIEDGRESSIKSTSVPIGIGENSEIRKAIVDKNARIGKNVKIINKDNVEEGDREANGYIISGRIMVVLRSAEIPDNSIL; via the exons ATGCCACAGACTTCTCTGATGATGACATTGCAATTTTCTTCCTCTGGTACCCCAGTAAATGTCCAGGCGAAACATTTCCTTATTCCAGGATTGGGTCGTTATGATCACAAGTACTCACCAAAGCTTCCTTCTAAGTTCCCGAAAACATCCATATTCAACTCGCATCAAATTCCGAATCCTATTTTGCACCAACCACCAGTAAATCAG AGTGTTGCTGCAATAGTATTTGGAGACGGATCAGAGTCAAGGCTTTACCCATTGACAAAGAGAAGATCAGAAGGGGCTATTCCCATAGCATCTAACTACAGACTCATTGATGCAGTTGTTAGCAACTGCATTAACAGCAACATAAATAAGATTTATGCTCTCACACAATTCAACTCTACTTCTCTCAATTCCCATCTGTCACGAGCCTATTCTGGAGCAAGTCTAGGGAAAGAAGGGTTTGTCGAAGTAATTGCAGCATATCAGAGCCCTGAAGATCAGGGTTGGTTTCAG GGAACAGCTGATGCTATAAGAAGATGCCTATGGGTCCTAGAAGAGTATCCAGTAGCGGAGTTTCTGGTCCTTCCTGGCCATCATCTCTATAAAATGGACTACCAAAGGGTGATAGAATCCCATCGCAACAGAAAATCCGACATAACTATTGTTGCTTCAAATGGTATTACCAAGAGAGATCGAGACCCAGGTGTTGGTGTACTGAAAATAAATACGGAAAATCAAGTCATGCAGTATAGTTTGAAGTCAAACAAAGAACCCGTGAACTATGCAGTA GTTGAGGCATATCTGTTTGAAGGCTATTGGGAGGACATGAGGAGCATTGAAGCATTTTACCAAGCAAATATGGAATGCATAAAGAAACTAAACACGGGATACAA CTTCTGTGATAGAGATTCTCCAGTCTATACTATACCTCGAAATCTCCCTCCTACCGTCGTAAATGATGCCATGATAACAGATAGTGTGATTGGAGATGGTTGCATTCTCAAC AGGTGCAAGATCAAAAGTACAGTGGTTGGAATGAGGACGAAAATTAGAGATGGAGCAATCATAGAAGACTCTGTGATCATGGGCTCTGACGTATATCAG ATTGAAGATGGCAGAGAGAGCAGCATTAAGAGTACGAGCGTACCGATAGGGATTGGTGAgaatagtgaaattagaaaAGCCATTGTAGATAAAAACGCAAGGATCGGGAAAAATGTTAAG ATTATCAACAAAGATAATGTGGAAGAAGGGGATAGGGAGGCGAATGGTTATATAATCAGTGGGAGAATTATGGTTGTTCTTAGGAGCGCAGAGATTCCAGACAACAGCATCTTATGA
- the LOC105786603 gene encoding inactive glucose-1-phosphate adenylyltransferase small subunit 2, chloroplastic isoform X1, whose product MPQTSLMMTLQFSSSGTPVNVQAKHFLIPGLGRYDHKYSPKLPSKFPKTSIFNSHQIPNPILHQPPVNQSVAAIVFGDGSESRLYPLTKRRSEGAIPIASNYRLIDAVVSNCINSNINKIYALTQFNSTSLNSHLSRAYSGASLGKEGFVEVIAAYQSPEDQGWFQGTADAIRRCLWVLEEYPVAEFLVLPGHHLYKMDYQRVIESHRNRKSDITIVASNGITKRDRDPGVGVLKINTENQVMQYSLKSNKEPVNYAVAETLTRCNDSSYSYIPSMGIYLINRATMVNLLNNHFPKAMDFGTEVIRGALSLGMKVEAYLFEGYWEDMRSIEAFYQANMECIKKLNTGYNFCDRDSPVYTIPRNLPPTVVNDAMITDSVIGDGCILNRCKIKSTVVGMRTKIRDGAIIEDSVIMGSDVYQIEDGRESSIKSTSVPIGIGENSEIRKAIVDKNARIGKNVKIINKDNVEEGDREANGYIISGRIMVVLRSAEIPDNSIL is encoded by the exons ATGCCACAGACTTCTCTGATGATGACATTGCAATTTTCTTCCTCTGGTACCCCAGTAAATGTCCAGGCGAAACATTTCCTTATTCCAGGATTGGGTCGTTATGATCACAAGTACTCACCAAAGCTTCCTTCTAAGTTCCCGAAAACATCCATATTCAACTCGCATCAAATTCCGAATCCTATTTTGCACCAACCACCAGTAAATCAG AGTGTTGCTGCAATAGTATTTGGAGACGGATCAGAGTCAAGGCTTTACCCATTGACAAAGAGAAGATCAGAAGGGGCTATTCCCATAGCATCTAACTACAGACTCATTGATGCAGTTGTTAGCAACTGCATTAACAGCAACATAAATAAGATTTATGCTCTCACACAATTCAACTCTACTTCTCTCAATTCCCATCTGTCACGAGCCTATTCTGGAGCAAGTCTAGGGAAAGAAGGGTTTGTCGAAGTAATTGCAGCATATCAGAGCCCTGAAGATCAGGGTTGGTTTCAG GGAACAGCTGATGCTATAAGAAGATGCCTATGGGTCCTAGAAGAGTATCCAGTAGCGGAGTTTCTGGTCCTTCCTGGCCATCATCTCTATAAAATGGACTACCAAAGGGTGATAGAATCCCATCGCAACAGAAAATCCGACATAACTATTGTTGCTTCAAATGGTATTACCAAGAGAGATCGAGACCCAGGTGTTGGTGTACTGAAAATAAATACGGAAAATCAAGTCATGCAGTATAGTTTGAAGTCAAACAAAGAACCCGTGAACTATGCAGTA GCTGAAACTTTGACTAGATGCAATGACTCTAGTTATAGTTATATTCCAAGTATGGGAATCTACCTCATCAATAGAGCTACAATGGTAAATCTTCTGAATAATCATTTCCCCAAGGCAATGGACTTTGGGACTGAAGTGATACGAGGTGCACTATCTCTAGGAATGAAG GTTGAGGCATATCTGTTTGAAGGCTATTGGGAGGACATGAGGAGCATTGAAGCATTTTACCAAGCAAATATGGAATGCATAAAGAAACTAAACACGGGATACAA CTTCTGTGATAGAGATTCTCCAGTCTATACTATACCTCGAAATCTCCCTCCTACCGTCGTAAATGATGCCATGATAACAGATAGTGTGATTGGAGATGGTTGCATTCTCAAC AGGTGCAAGATCAAAAGTACAGTGGTTGGAATGAGGACGAAAATTAGAGATGGAGCAATCATAGAAGACTCTGTGATCATGGGCTCTGACGTATATCAG ATTGAAGATGGCAGAGAGAGCAGCATTAAGAGTACGAGCGTACCGATAGGGATTGGTGAgaatagtgaaattagaaaAGCCATTGTAGATAAAAACGCAAGGATCGGGAAAAATGTTAAG ATTATCAACAAAGATAATGTGGAAGAAGGGGATAGGGAGGCGAATGGTTATATAATCAGTGGGAGAATTATGGTTGTTCTTAGGAGCGCAGAGATTCCAGACAACAGCATCTTATGA
- the LOC105786604 gene encoding biotin synthase, mitochondrial → MLSIRSLSTTKLVVRSCSYYYSSSTASAAAVEAERTIREGPRNVWTRQQIDSIYHSPLLDLLFHGAQVHRYAHNFREVQQCTLLSIKTGGCSEDCSYCPQSSRYHTGLKPHKLMTKDAVMQAAKQAKEAGSTRFCMGAAWRDTVGRKTNFNQILEYVKEIRDMGMEVCCTLGMLEKQQALELKKAGLTAYNHNLDTSKEYYPNIITTRTYDERLETLQHVREAGINVCSGGIIGLGEAVEDRVGLLHTLATLPTHPESVPINALVAVKGTPLQDQKPVEIWEMIRMIATARIVMPKSMVRLSAGRVRFSMPEQALCFLAGANSIFTGEKLLTTPNNDYDADQVMFKILGLIPKAPSFTEEEAENCDEAVSTSG, encoded by the exons atgttgTCCATTCGATCCCTTTCTACTACCAAGTTGGTGGTGAGAAGCTGTAGTTACTACTATTCTTCTTCCACTGCATCGGCTGCGGCTGTTGAAGCTGAGAGAACTATCCGGGAAGGCCCTAGGAACGTCTGGACTCGCCAACAGATCGACTCCATCTACCATTCTCCCCTTCTTGATCTCCTTTTCCATGGA GCTCAAGTTCACAGATATGCTCATAACTTCAGAGAGGTGCAGCAGTGTACTCTCCTCTCAATCAAGACTGGTGGATGTAGCGAGGATTGTTCCTATTGCCCTCAATCCTCTAGGTACCATACTGGCCTAAAGCCCCACAAGCTCATGACCAAGGATGCCGTTATGCAGGCAGCTAAACAG GCTAAAGAGGCTGGTAGTACACGCTTTTGCATGGGTGCAGCATGGAGAGACACAGTCGGAAGGAAAACTAACTTCAACCAAATTCTTGAATATGTAAAAGAAATTAG GGATATGGGGATGGAGGTGTGTTGCACTTTGGGCATGCTGGAGAAGCAGCAAGCACTTGAACTTAAGAAGGCAGGTCTTACAGCTTACAACCATAATCTCGATACTTCAAAAGAATATTATCCCAACATTATTACAACAAGAACCTATGATGAGCGGTTGGAAACCCTTCAACATGTCCGTGAAGCAGGAATTAATGTCTGTTCAG GGGGCATTATAGGGCTTGGAGAAGCAGTAGAGGACCGGGTTGGTTTATTGCACACATTGGCTACACTCCCCACTCACCCAGAGAGTGTTCCCATTAATGCCTTGGTTGCGGTGAAAGGCACACCTCTTCAAGATCAAAAG CCAGTGGAAATATGGGAGATGATTCGGATGATTGCCACTGCTCGAATAGTGATGCCGAAATCAATGGTCAGGTTGTCAGCTGGCAGAGTTCGGTTCTCTATGCCAGAGCAGGCATTATGTTTTCTTGCTGGTGCAAATTCTATCTTCACTGGTGAGAAGCTATTGACAACTCCTAACAATGATTATGATGCTGATCAAGTCATGTTCAAAATCCTTGGACTGATTCCAAAAGCTCCCAGTTTTACTGAGGAAGAAGCAGAAAATTGTGATGAAGCTGTTTCAACTTCAGGTTGA